In a single window of the Rhopalosiphum padi isolate XX-2018 chromosome 1, ASM2088224v1, whole genome shotgun sequence genome:
- the LOC132917165 gene encoding BLOC-3 complex member HPS1 isoform X1 — MRCLMVFDNLNDIVFMKCDTKFCKHIRKIGITQDLIKPTENENENCERIDPDLILQIFSPMVTSQRIMNCHFSNRYTSMQCQNGTNIVFDEYLGHLFIYISDKEVSWQQKVLSVSILFIKRICGSDVSLLKYSRRRRFLVSKLLDVWLKRSSEEQCVLIEAVEQLTVSAELSTAALTAAKTAAEKMKTKSAFSRVHVLIMVRQKFLTLYSSRNATDLTAGDTLFLALLAEAIQSVDSEPKDKSDLDVIIVEKDDSLQLENNTPLPRNKINSLLILLGQNGLKLNAVHVSYITDGVPLFIIHEIGNDVFNTSVIDSLTSFCTIQEIQIRGTIDREALKIAYDTVDSSMKKIIDLFKKKNAPFAPTRSVLAIITTLATRWEPLKKKYIEYFKNNDSSSLIAIESSNMNIICSLKDLHHHCMLNESLIDNYTKEAVSEASAMVAVMLRDYTSFFEVKAMNNFTMRSRSTLNINKYLEEFPGLVHFIYVDRMSHRMIAPGLEFASQETLELTKKKVWSMIDFSRQHLRDGHFIVLWKDNTFTYSYFLWFEDQSGTSLKPRVQPTASELFPGIINGDYYEKLIEQCFPRMPKGKVRCFELFCVHLGLATASCVLEHSRRLSATVWEVTGRPSNLLDLF; from the exons ATGCGGTGTCTTATGGTGTTTGACAATTTAAACGACATCGTGTTCATGAAATGTGACACGAAATTCTGCAAACACATTCGGAAAATCGGAATTACGCAGGACCTTATAAAACCAACAGAG aatgaaaatgaaaactGTGAAAGAATTGATCCAGATCTAATACTTCAGATTTTTTCACCGATGGTTACATCTCAGAGAATTATGAATTGTCATTTTTCAAATCGGTATACCTCAATGCAATGTCAAAATGgaacaaatattgtttttgatgag TACTTAGGTCATTTGTTCATTTATATTAGTGACAAGGAGGTGTCTTGGCAACAAAAAGTACTTAGcgtatcaattttatttataaaaagaatttgTGGTTCTGATGTTTCATT ATTGAAATATAGTCGTCGTCGCCGTTTCCTGGTTTCTAAGCTTTTAGATGTTTGGTTAAAACGTTCTAGTGAAGAACAGTGTGTATTAATTGAAGCTGTTGAACAACTGACTGTCAGTGCAGAACTTTCTACAGCTGCATTAACAGCTGCTAAAACTGCAGCTgagaaaatgaaaacaaaatctGCCTTTTCTAGGGTCCATGTACTTATAATGGTTCGACAAAAATTTTTGACTTTGTATtctag TCGTAATGCAACTGATCTGACTGCGGgtgatacattatttttagcacTCTTAGCAGAGGCTATACAATCGGTTGATTCAGAACCCAAGGATAAATCAGATCTTGATGTAATTATTGTGGAAAAAGACGATTCACTGCAGCTAGAAAATA ATACCCCACTGCCACGAAACAAAATTAACAGCTTACTGATTCTTTTGGGTCAAAATGGGTTAAAATTAAATGCTGTACATGTATCATACATTACTGATGGTGTTCCATTATTTATCATTCATGAG attggcAATGATGTTTTTAATACTAGTGTAATCGATTCATTAACATCATTTTGCACAATACAAGAAATCCAAATTCGAGGAACTATAGATCGCGAAGCACTTAAAATTGCTTATGATACAGTAGATAGTtccatgaaaaaaattattgatttatttaaaaagaaaaatgctCCATTTGCTCCAACTCGAAGTGTACTTGCTATAATTACCACTTTAGCTACTAGATGGGAGCCACTGAAAAA gaAATACATAgagtactttaaaaataatgatagttcATCATTAATTGCTATAGAATCGAGCAacatgaatattatatgtagtCTAAAAGATCTGCATCATCATTGTATGCTCAATGAATCATTGATTGATAATTATACAAAAGAGGCAGTGAGTGAAGCATCTGCAATGGTTGCTGTAATGCTACGTGATTATACATCATTTTTTGAAGTGAAAGCGATGAACAATTTTACAATGAGAT caaggtcgacattgaatattaataaatatttagaagaaTTCCCAGGTCTAGTACATTTCATTTATGTAGATCGAATGTCTCATCGAATGATAGCTCCAGGGTTGGAGTTTGCATCACAAGAAACACTTGAACTCactaaaaaaaag GTATGGTCCATGATTGATTTTAGTAGACAGCATTTAAGAGATGGACATTTTATTGTTCTATGGAAAGATAACACTTTTACATATTCCTATTTCTTGTGGTTTGAGGATCAATCA ggtACATCATTAAAGCCAAGAGTTCAACCTACAGCTTCAGAGTTATTTCCCGGAATAATAAATGGTGATTACTATGA GAAGCTTATAGAACAATGTTTTCCAAGAATGCCAAAAGGAAAAGTGCGTTGTTTTGAACTATTCTGTGTGCACTTGGGTCTGGCGACTGCTTCCTGTGTGTTAGAACATTCTCGAAGATTATCAGCAACTGTATGGGAAGTAACTGGAAGACCTAGTAATCTTCTAGATTTGTTTTAA
- the LOC132917165 gene encoding BLOC-3 complex member HPS1 isoform X2, with translation MEQILFLMSDKEVSWQQKVLSVSILFIKRICGSDVSLLKYSRRRRFLVSKLLDVWLKRSSEEQCVLIEAVEQLTVSAELSTAALTAAKTAAEKMKTKSAFSRVHVLIMVRQKFLTLYSSRNATDLTAGDTLFLALLAEAIQSVDSEPKDKSDLDVIIVEKDDSLQLENNTPLPRNKINSLLILLGQNGLKLNAVHVSYITDGVPLFIIHEIGNDVFNTSVIDSLTSFCTIQEIQIRGTIDREALKIAYDTVDSSMKKIIDLFKKKNAPFAPTRSVLAIITTLATRWEPLKKKYIEYFKNNDSSSLIAIESSNMNIICSLKDLHHHCMLNESLIDNYTKEAVSEASAMVAVMLRDYTSFFEVKAMNNFTMRSRSTLNINKYLEEFPGLVHFIYVDRMSHRMIAPGLEFASQETLELTKKKVWSMIDFSRQHLRDGHFIVLWKDNTFTYSYFLWFEDQSGTSLKPRVQPTASELFPGIINGDYYEKLIEQCFPRMPKGKVRCFELFCVHLGLATASCVLEHSRRLSATVWEVTGRPSNLLDLF, from the exons ATGgaacaaatattgtttttgatgag TGACAAGGAGGTGTCTTGGCAACAAAAAGTACTTAGcgtatcaattttatttataaaaagaatttgTGGTTCTGATGTTTCATT ATTGAAATATAGTCGTCGTCGCCGTTTCCTGGTTTCTAAGCTTTTAGATGTTTGGTTAAAACGTTCTAGTGAAGAACAGTGTGTATTAATTGAAGCTGTTGAACAACTGACTGTCAGTGCAGAACTTTCTACAGCTGCATTAACAGCTGCTAAAACTGCAGCTgagaaaatgaaaacaaaatctGCCTTTTCTAGGGTCCATGTACTTATAATGGTTCGACAAAAATTTTTGACTTTGTATtctag TCGTAATGCAACTGATCTGACTGCGGgtgatacattatttttagcacTCTTAGCAGAGGCTATACAATCGGTTGATTCAGAACCCAAGGATAAATCAGATCTTGATGTAATTATTGTGGAAAAAGACGATTCACTGCAGCTAGAAAATA ATACCCCACTGCCACGAAACAAAATTAACAGCTTACTGATTCTTTTGGGTCAAAATGGGTTAAAATTAAATGCTGTACATGTATCATACATTACTGATGGTGTTCCATTATTTATCATTCATGAG attggcAATGATGTTTTTAATACTAGTGTAATCGATTCATTAACATCATTTTGCACAATACAAGAAATCCAAATTCGAGGAACTATAGATCGCGAAGCACTTAAAATTGCTTATGATACAGTAGATAGTtccatgaaaaaaattattgatttatttaaaaagaaaaatgctCCATTTGCTCCAACTCGAAGTGTACTTGCTATAATTACCACTTTAGCTACTAGATGGGAGCCACTGAAAAA gaAATACATAgagtactttaaaaataatgatagttcATCATTAATTGCTATAGAATCGAGCAacatgaatattatatgtagtCTAAAAGATCTGCATCATCATTGTATGCTCAATGAATCATTGATTGATAATTATACAAAAGAGGCAGTGAGTGAAGCATCTGCAATGGTTGCTGTAATGCTACGTGATTATACATCATTTTTTGAAGTGAAAGCGATGAACAATTTTACAATGAGAT caaggtcgacattgaatattaataaatatttagaagaaTTCCCAGGTCTAGTACATTTCATTTATGTAGATCGAATGTCTCATCGAATGATAGCTCCAGGGTTGGAGTTTGCATCACAAGAAACACTTGAACTCactaaaaaaaag GTATGGTCCATGATTGATTTTAGTAGACAGCATTTAAGAGATGGACATTTTATTGTTCTATGGAAAGATAACACTTTTACATATTCCTATTTCTTGTGGTTTGAGGATCAATCA ggtACATCATTAAAGCCAAGAGTTCAACCTACAGCTTCAGAGTTATTTCCCGGAATAATAAATGGTGATTACTATGA GAAGCTTATAGAACAATGTTTTCCAAGAATGCCAAAAGGAAAAGTGCGTTGTTTTGAACTATTCTGTGTGCACTTGGGTCTGGCGACTGCTTCCTGTGTGTTAGAACATTCTCGAAGATTATCAGCAACTGTATGGGAAGTAACTGGAAGACCTAGTAATCTTCTAGATTTGTTTTAA
- the LOC132917764 gene encoding PMS1 protein homolog 1-like — MSMKQLPSDTIKLISSTQVITSASSVVKELMENSIDANSTIIDIRLDNYGLDKIEIRDNGVGISHSDVYVMCLRSYTSKICDISDLNKLTFYGFRGEALSSICAVADVTVITKSDFDEYAKSFTMDSNGRVKNSSICHHQKGTVIKIENLFKKLPVRKQIYSSKKHCVNDLRRVENIVKSLAAIQQNIRVSLVHNKSVLWQMTSATDLVVTFGQIWSSSMTKCVKHLTLINEEVNIDIVLPVQNINVQNCFFTTNVADAIYLYVNKRPIRDNKIEKLIVGEFNNYFGHYLPPGKYLPCFISITIPPETIDINLEPDKSRILFHNQDMILHNLKNCITKYYYNDKVENDQSSINKILEPPNNKRKIPYDSEEVDVKKSPILISQVIDSFVPNAESTKIINNNSLNSELSNDEHTQIVKELSLEEIDFEEPFLSKNNTSDKMLCLKNNKVESIDDISEYRKKLLNVGNISSLQTIQSDNANVRNFIAEDISISQWSKGDVVLNGKPLESGAMLKSDILIETLEKNSVPRINKEIEILHSPPVSQEDKNIVVKNYNPVHMSDETSESISVTSSNSSTKQLQIEHLFRTVSIPDEQVPGLNHLVNRPQSWVPQPRSKRPTRDVPEEDLSDTIRSVSSQMGNKEMSGFTFFARETRIKIIQENPGIEFTKVSKELARLWGSLSEDEKLRYKKLSNEQKKGIITTKTNDVQLPKKSFQTIAKNLERHSTQINVELSEIKRNIFKNQKMMLSKFMLIGQIEDNNWFCFVHNEIQAINICRLQEAVIFFQKLADDEIPLKMLDQSITTSKKYLGEKNYRFLMDLDTSYEPSADKYTITDKRIVKNGFNIVIVFNEDSDNPDINITDVALHISTYGAEELKQLLELMQLEKENDNLHCCRPLKVVNYLRSETVRYCKKTGLPKTKEEINSLLEYWFKNEKLFSHNTCIHYKKVFTSIHCIDEKSKL; from the exons ATGTCGATGAAACAATTACCTTCGGATACGATTAAACTGATAAGTAGTACTCAAGTCATTACGTCAGCGTCGTCGGTGGTGAAGGAATTAATGGAAAACTCTATTGACGCCAATTCTACAATCATTGATATACGTCtg GACAACTATGGACTAGACAAAATTGAAATACGCGACAACGGGGTTGGAATTTCACACAGTGATGTGTATGTCATGTGTTTGCGTAGTTACACTTCCAAAATATGTGATATATCTGATTTGA ATAAATTGACTTTTTATGGATTTCGAGGTGAAGCTCTTAGTTCCATTTGTGCTGTGGCTGATGTGACTGTCATtacaaaatcagattttgacGAATATGCCAAATCTTTTACAATGGATAGTAATGGTCGTGTGAAGAATAGTTCAATTTGTCATCACCAAAAag gtaCAGTTATCAAGATAGAAaacctttttaaaaaattaccagTTCGAAAACAGATTTATAGTTCGAAAAAACACTGTGTTAATGATTTACGTAGAGTAGAAAACATTGTTAAATCATTAGCAGctattcaacaaaacattcgtGTTTCCTTAGTTCATAATAAATCTGTATTATGGCAAATGACTTCAGCTACTGATTTGGTTGTGACATTTGGTCAAATTTGGTCATCGTCAATGACTAAATGTGTGAAGCACTTAACACTTATAAACGAAGAA gtaaatattgatatagttttacctgtacaaaatataaatgtgcaaaattgtttttttaccaCAAATGTTGCTgatgcaatttatttatatgtaaacaaAAGACCAATCAGGgataacaaaattgaaaaa cttaTTGTTGgagaattcaataattattttggacATTATTTACCTCCAGGCAAGTACTTGCCATGTTTTATATCTATAACCATCCCACCTGAAACTATAGACATAAATTTGGAACCAGATAAATCtcgaatattatttcataatcag GATATGATATTACACAATCTTAAGAActgtattactaaatattattataatgataaagtaGAGAATGATCAATctagtattaataaaatcctAGAACCtccaaataataaaagaaaaatacctTATGATTCAGAAGAAGTCGATGTAAAAAAATCTCCAATCTTAATTTCACAAGTTATTGATTCTTTTGTCCCAAATGCAGAGtcgactaaaattattaataataattcattaaactcCGAATTAAGCAATGACGAGCATACACAAATTGTTAAGGAATTAAGCTTAGAAGAAATTGATTTTGAAGAgccatttttatcaaaaaataatacaagtgacaaaatgttatgtttgaaaaataacaaagtGGAAAGTATCGATGATATTTCAGAATACCGTAAAAAGTTATTGAATGTAGGAAATATTTCTTCTCTTCAAACTATTCAATCTGATAACGCAAATGTTAGAAATTTTATAGCTGAAGATATATCAATTTCTCAATGGAGTAAGGGTGATGTAGTTCTAAATGGAAAACCATTAGag agTGGAGCAATGTTAAAATctgatattttaattgaaacctTAGAAAAAAACAGTGTGCCAagaataaataaagaaattgaaATTCTTCATTCTCCACCcg TATCTCAAgaggataaaaatattgtagtgaaaaattataatccaGTACACATGAGTGATGAAACCTCAGAAAGTATTTCAGTAACTTCATCAAATAGCAGTACAAAGCAGTTACAAATTGAACATCTTTTTCGTACAGTTTCTATTCCTGATGAGCAAGTTCCTGGTCTTAATCATTTAGTAAATCGCCCACAGTCTTGGGTACCTCAACCTAGATCAAAAAGACCAACGagag atgTTCCAGAAGAAGATCTTAGTGACACCATTCGTAGTGTCAGTAGTCAAATGGGAAACAAAGAAATGTCAGGATTTACATTTTTTGCCAGGGAAACAAGgataaaaa ttATTCAAGAAAATCCAGGAATAGAATTTACAAAAGTAAGCAAAGAACTTGCAAGATTATGGGGAAGTTTGAGTGAAGATGAAAAATTAAGgtataaaaaattgtcaaatgaACAGAAAAAAGGAATAATAACCACTAAAACAAATGATGTACAATTACCAAAAAAATCATTTCAAACTATCGCTAAGAATCTTGAAAGGCATTCTACTCAAATTAATGTAGAATTATCTGAGatcaaaagaaatatttttaagaatcaaAAAATGAT gttaTCCAAATTTATGCTTATTGGTCAAATAGAGGACAACAATTGGTTTTGTTTTGTGCATAATGAAATACAAGCTATAAATATTTGTCGTCTTCAAGAAGCTGTAATTTTTTTCCAGAAATTGGCTGATGATGAGATACCACTTAAAATGTTGGACCAATCAATTACAACaagtaaaaa atatttgggTGAAAAAAACTATCGTTTTCTTATGGATCTGGATACTTCATATGAACCATCAGctgataaatatactattacagATAAAAGAATAGTTAAGAatggttttaatattgttattgtatttaatg aagattctgataatccGGATATAAACATCACAGATGTAGCTCTACATATATCAACATATGGTGCTGAGGAACTCAAACAACTTTTAGAATTGATGCAATTGGAAAAAGAAAACGATAACCTACATTGTTGCCGTCCGTTGAAAGTTGTCAACTATCTGCgg agTGAAACAGTAAGATACTGCAAAAAAACTGGGCTCCCCAAAACAAAAGAAGAAATTAATAGCCTATTGGAGTATtggtttaaaaatgaaaagctattttcacataatacttgcattcattataaaaaagtttttacatcAATACACTGTATTGATGagaaatctaaattataa
- the LOC132919822 gene encoding LOW QUALITY PROTEIN: uncharacterized protein LOC132919822 (The sequence of the model RefSeq protein was modified relative to this genomic sequence to represent the inferred CDS: deleted 1 base in 1 codon), translated as MSMMMMMRPSDSTPICRCRVLYLGSAVPHITKDGLQGIQEPLKELYPEQGALGARGIDSWLSVWSNGLLLENVDENHKKITRFFPIESLHYCAAVRFVLVPEKSNGSSQPRFLPLDSPFARSPNPNHPPLFAAILRRTSGIKVLECHTFICKREMAANALVRCCFHAYADSSYAKQSEGGGTNGTTNGAGGNSIYGTVRTNRSVGNNTIEKVEGWRRMTNGGAAAGSTLTLNSAHSNGITMLEASTNSMDDLSECNGDENHKVWVGSTKDISEKEDLYGTGNTMRSSRSSRPRQLVGGAPPPPPPPPPVRDDSNKPTAKKTKERPRRKRTPTGGSREDLYAPSMNGSLMRSVHGGRSSVSLNGTMASRGPPRGFMQYQQPPPPPPPNHIYSNGGGGTMLRPLNGFQPHPPHHPHHHHPGMMIQQQPPPPPPLMMVPTTLPHPKKMHKMKPGMIPVPRPGMIPANYMPVPMYVHTGKKSKHGVPMPVPMAMEEPIYMPSARPLSPVASYQPEHFPHEAYLMQQYANSVNHMNNNNNNGPAPKTKKGKKDKKSKDSVNGMMPPLMVPQLMVNGGAGGGGMMMMQSHQQQPLQHPPPPPPNGPPQMAVNGHRVNGNGIMSAGHDDMTDDTEDSLYSTGIYRRKGHLNERAFSYSIRQEHRSRSYGSLANLKFAAPPIVPNGVDGVPNKVDIKKEREIMQMMQDLELSGDELDRADQVVHHQKQSNNVAHHQRPVKTKR; from the exons ATGagtatgatgatgatgatgagaCCGTCCGATTCGACGCCCATCTGCCGGTGCCGAGTCCTATATTTGGGTTCAGCCGTGCCGCATATTACTAAAGACGGTCTGCAAGGAATACAAGAGCCACTCAAGGAGCTATACCCAGAACAGGGGGCCCTGGGCGCCCGCGGCATTGACTCTTGGCTGAGCGTCTGGAGCAACGGCCTACTGTTAGAGAACGTAGACGAGAACCACAAAAAGATTACTCGATTCTTCCCGATTGAGTCACTGCACTACTGCGCCGCGGTCCGTTTCGTTCTGGTGCCTGAGAAGTCAAACGGTTCGTCGCAGCCACGATTTCTGCCATTGGACTCTCCGTTCGCTCGGTCCCCGAATCCCAACCACCCACCACTGTTTGCAGCAATACTTCGCCGGACTTCCGGCATCAAGGTGCTCGAATGTCACACG TTTATATGCAAGCGCGAAATGGCCGCCAACGCGCTGGTCCGGTGCTGTTTCCATGCTTACGCTGACTCGTCATACGCCAAACAATCGGAAGGTGGCGGCACGAACGGCACCACCAATGGTGCCGGCGGTAATAGCATATATGGCACGGTGCGGACTAATAGGTCGGTTGGCAACAACACAATTGAAAAGGTAGAGGGTTGGCGGCGCATGACCAACGGTGGCGCGGCGGCTGGGAGTACGCTGACACTCAACAGCGCACACTCGAACGGCATCACCATGTTGGAAGCGTCTACGAACTCTATGGACGACTTGTCCGAGTGCAACGGCGATGAAAACCATAAGGTGTGGGTGGGCAGCACCAAAGATATATCGGAAAAGGAAGACTTGTACGGCACAGGCAACACGATGCGTAGCTCGCGGTCTAGCAGGCCTAGGCAACTGGTTGGGGGTGCtccgccaccgccaccaccaccgccacctgTGAGAGACGATAGCAATAAACCGACAGCCAAAAAGACCAAAGAAAGACCACGCCGCAAGAGGACGCCGACAGGTGGAAGTCGCGAAGATTTGTACGCGCCGTCGATGAATGGCTCGCTTATGAGATCTGTGCACGGCGGCCGGAGTTCAGTGTCACTCAACGGCACTATGGCGAGCCGAGGACCACCCAGAGGGTTTATGCAATATCAACAGCctccaccgccaccgccacctaACCACATATACTCCAACGGCGGGGGCGGTACCATGCTCAGGCCTCTCAACGGCTTTCAACCGCATCCACCGCATCACCCACATCACCACCACCCCGGAATGATGATACAGCAGCAGCCACCGCCTCCGCCGCCTCTCATGATGGTGCCTACCACGTTGCCGCACCCCAAGAAGATGCATAAGATGAAGCCAGGTATGATACCCGTACCCAGACCGGGAATGATACCGGCTAACTACATGCCAGTACCCATGTATGTGCATACTGGCAAAAAGTCCAAGCATGGCGTGCCCATGCCAGTGCCAATGGCCATGGAAGAACCGATTTACATGCCGTCTGCCCGGCCGCTGAGTCCCGTGGCGTCTTATCAACCCGAACACTTCCCGCACGAGGCTTACCTGATGCAGCAGTACGCCAACAGCGTCAATCACAtgaacaacaataacaacaacggGCCGGCGCCTAAGACCAAGAAGGGCAAAAAGGACAAAAAATCCAAAGACTCGGTCAACGGGATGATGCCACCGCTGATGGTGCCGCAGTTGATGGTCAACGGTGGTGCGGGCGGAGGTGGAATGATGATGATGCAGTCGCACCAGCAACAGCCACTGCAGCAtccaccaccgccaccacccAATGGACCGCCTCAGATGGCTGTCAACGGGCACAGGGTCAACGGCAACGGCATCATGTCGGCAGGACACGACGACATGACGGATGACACGGAGGACTCGCTATACAGTACCGGCATCTATCGGCGGAAAGGTCACCTCAATGAGCGGGCGTTCTCGTACTCAATCCGACAGGAGCATCGGTCCCGATCGTACGGGTCATTGGCTAATCTTAAGTTCGCTGCGCCGCCAATCGTGCCGAATGGCGTGGACGGGGTGCCGAACAAGGTAGACATAAAGAAAGAACGAGAGATCATGCAGATGATGCAGGATTTGGAACTGTCCGGCGATGAGCTGGACCGTGCTGACCAGGTGGTGCACCACCAGAAGCAGAGTAACAACGTGGCGCATCATCAGAGGCCCGTCAAGACGAAGCGATAA